A stretch of Lachancea thermotolerans CBS 6340 chromosome D complete sequence DNA encodes these proteins:
- the YAF9 gene encoding YEATS domain-containing protein YAF9 (similar to uniprot|P53930 YNL107W Saccharomyces cerevisiae YAF9 Subunit of both the NuA4 histone H4 acetyltransferase complex and the SWR1 complex may function to antagonize silencing near telomeres interacts directly with Swc4p), producing the protein MGEVKPPNAPVEHSHMWTIFVRGPNGEDLSDIIKSVVFKLHETYPNPTRAVEAPPFELTETGWGEFEINIKIHFIESANEKPISFYHHLRLHEYQNQNSNGVKLENGGNSPEVESVFYDEIVFNEPNEEFFKVLIAKPGYLLPSNKSEKAVFSKQLEQEEIDRISDGAKKVDEEIEKLKEELTQMIQT; encoded by the coding sequence ATGGGCGAAGTGAAGCCCCCCAACGCCCCAGTTGAACACTCACATATGTGGACAATCTTTGTCAGAGGGCCCAATGGCGAAGACCTCTCAGATATTATTAAGAGTGTTGTGTTTAAGCTTCATGAGACATATCCTAATCCCACACGCGCCGTCGAAGCGCCCCCATTCGAGCTTACTGAAACCGGGTGGGGTGAATTCGAAATAAACATAAAGATCCATTTCATCGAATCTGCAAACGAGAAACCAATAAGTTTTTACCATCACTTGCGACTGCATGAGTATCAGAACCAAAATTCGAACGGGGTCAAGTTAGAGAATGGTGGTAATAGTCCGGAGGTTGAATCGGTTTTCTATGATGAGATAGTTTTTAATGAGCCTAACgaagagttcttcaaggtaCTGATAGCTAAGCCTGGGTATTTGCTCCCCTCAAACAAGTCTGAAAAGGCAGTTTTCTCTaagcagctggaacaagaagagattgatcGGATATCTGACGGAGCCAAAAAGGTAgacgaagaaattgaaaaactgAAAGAGGAGCTAACGCAAATGATTCAAACCTGA